The proteins below come from a single Ptychodera flava strain L36383 chromosome 6, AS_Pfla_20210202, whole genome shotgun sequence genomic window:
- the LOC139135955 gene encoding uncharacterized protein codes for MNIKRRISRTPFSCQWLTCILVWNLSELCHCQDAFTPNSGNHGNAAINDDISLALIIVAVVLLATFLCVCCAACRNSLCPDDQTDSDAATDSPDTPNLLSCEIEINDIIPPTYSNLVAEGIIEEEEENDNRGRETSVAIEPITPPPNYDIVFKPSWPRSASAYVLHPERIEEVAMADLYTRQTSRTSERNVRSENSINRSVSFADEVVTSDENVGSDQNDGLQNRNGANRPVTSDGSTPTSPSSNDTDTPREESMQSPHSVSESEAELSPEQNQPSEQFESQVHPSGLENEVGHIEGHDSNRNEGEEAGNNETDRT; via the exons ATGCCTTCACGCCAAATTCGGGAAACCATGGCAACGCCGCTATCAACGATGACATATCCTTGGCGCTCATAATCGTTGCCGTTGTCCTGCTGGCAACGTTTCTTTGCGTTTGTTGTGCAGCATGTCGGAATTCACTTTGTCCGGATGATCAAACTG ATAGCGATGCAGCCACCGACTCACCGGATACACCAAATTTACTGTCGTGTGAGATTGAAATCAACGATATTATTCCACCGACTTACAGCAATCTTGTCGCGGAAGGTATCATTGAGGAAGAGGAGGAAAATGACAATAGAGGGCGCGAGACTTCGGTTGCTATTGAGCCGATCACTCCTCCGCCGAATTACGACATAGTATTCAAACCTTCGTGGCCAAGATCGGCATCTGCCTATGTACTGCACCCTGAAAGGATAGAGGAGGTCGCGATGGCTGACCTGTACACGAGACAGACGTCCAGAACATCAGAGAGAAACGTTCGCTCGGAAAACTCTATCAACAGGTCGGTGTCATTTGCTGACGAAGTCGTTACTTCGGACGAGAACGTGGGCAGTGATCAGAATGACGGATTACAGAACCGGAATGGCGCTAACCGGCCAGTCACTTCGGACGGAAGCACGCCGACGTCGCCTTCTTCAAACGACACAGACACCCCTAGAGAGGAATCGATGCAGTCCCCTCATTCTGTTTCGGAATCGGAGGCGGAACTGTCGCCAGAGCAAAATCAACCATCGGAGCAATTTGAAAGCCAAGTTCATCCGAGTGGACTCGAAAACGAGGTTGGTCATATCGAGGGACACGACTCGAATCGGAATGAAGGTGAAGAAGCGGGAAACAACGAAACAGACCGAACCTAA